ATTGGCTTTGACAGTTCCAATTGATAGTTTTAAAATTTTTGCAATCTCTTCATTACTGAAATTTTCGTATTGTCGCATCATAAAGATCTTTTTTTGTTGGCTGGGAAGCTGATTGACCGCATTAGTAATTGCAACTGCTAAATCTTGTCTTTGTTTCAATACTTCAGGGGGCAGTTCAGTTTTTTCGCCAATCGGTTCTAATAATAACTTCTCTTCGGACATATCGTCTAATGATAAGACATCCTGTTCCTGCCGGTGTTTTTTTCGATAACTAAGGCAAAGATTAAAGCAGATTCGGAAAAGCCAGGTATAAAAAGAAGAACGTTCTTTGAATTTAGGTAATGCCTGATAGGCTCGGACAAAGGTCTCTTGCGATAAATCCCAGGCAAGTTCTTGGTTATGTACCATTCGTAAAGCCAGATAGTAAATTTTACTTTGATAGCGTCGAACCAGTTCATCAAAACTCGCTTCATCACCTCGTTTGAACGCTTTGACCAGTTCTTGGTCTGAAAGTGTTTGAAAAAAATCTGCACGGGCAA
Above is a window of candidate division WOR-3 bacterium DNA encoding:
- a CDS encoding sigma-70 family RNA polymerase sigma factor, which encodes MDSAKTFARADFFQTLSDQELVKAFKRGDEASFDELVRRYQSKIYYLALRMVHNQELAWDLSQETFVRAYQALPKFKERSSFYTWLFRICFNLCLSYRKKHRQEQDVLSLDDMSEEKLLLEPIGEKTELPPEVLKQRQDLAVAITNAVNQLPSQQKKIFMMRQYENFSNEEIAKILKLSIGTVKANYHHALKRLQVLLKEWQEKLL